In the Plasmodium gaboni strain SY75 chromosome 13, whole genome shotgun sequence genome, GCAATACAAAAATTGTTGGAATAATATATgctaattttttttgtgtacATATGGATTTATTGTAATTAAAAAAGGCagcacatatatatatatatatatatatatatatatatattattaattttgtattattataaaagaaatatataaatttaattacTTATATAATGTAGTTAAATAAATGgatatgatttatatattaatacacATGCCCTATGAATGGTGtagtaaataaataaaaataaaacacacatattttattttatgttattttttttttatttccgTTGTTgtctttatataaatatatggaacaattttatattgtaggaatatattttctttataaaatttGGAAAAGGCAtaatgaaattataaatacataacTATTCTAAATGTGATTatcacaaaaaaatattatatatatatatgtgtaattttatttatttaattaaataacCTTTATGGttgtattaataaaataaaaatgaaaatatctgttatattatatcatatatatatattatttgcACATAATAAATAACCCACCTATAATTTTCAAAACattgaattatatatttttaaaaacgTAGAAATGTCAAATAATAcaattaaaatatattcatgtattttttttttttttttttttttttaatatttataataatatttttttttgttatgTCGACAAAAtcatgaaaaaaaaaaaaaaaaaaatacaacAATTATGTTCAGAAAAACAATAcataaatgaaaatatatatatatatatatatttttattttttaagaaaaaaaaaaaaaaaacagttgtaaattttgttattattttatttagCATAACACAATATTTTgacatattaaatattatattatatattattttattttatattttggcaaataattttatataggttataaaaaaatattataacattttatatataatatatatattttaaaatatgtattttataataaattataaaaaaaaaaagaaaaaaataaagtagcacttttagatatatatttttttaaatattataaatgacactattattttatgcatattatataaaatgaacaaaaaattatacgcataaatataaatatattaaatatataaatattatatatatataatatatatatatatatattatgtatgtataaataaaataatagtGTAAATGCAtagttttatatatttattgaattataagaaaaaagaaaaattattctttatattatatatttaataaaaataatttattcatatatatacagtaaaaaaagaatccagaaaatttaaaaaaaataaaaatatatgttatttcaatatatttatatattatatataattatattaaataatgtatataatatattatataaaaatatatgtattttataaaaaataacatttggccaaaataaaatatacaatattaaaataatatatatatatatatatatataatattatttattttatattttatatttagatatatattttattttattttatttttttatgtaaaaataaaaaaatatattttatatatttagataattaaaaaaaaaaaattttttgaaaaaaatacaagaaaatattatatatataaaaggatataaaaaaaatgtatttttttttataatttttattttatatttttatatgtccatatataatatatatataagaaaaatgcaataattaattttttggtatttttttcttttttgttataatatatatattttcaaaaaaagAATTGTATAATACGAATATGagaaatatgaaatatatattttattataatatgtatgtttaagtttatatatgaaaaaaatgtataaatattataaactatatatatttaaaagagaataagaaaaaaaaaaaaaaaaaaaaagaaaaagaaaaggaaaaagaaaaaataaaaaataaaaaataaaaaagaaaaaatttattgatattgacatttatttttttttattaatatttgccattttaacatattattttaatttttattttatatatatatttatatttttttttttttttttttttttttttttgagtAAAAAATGCAGCCGTATGATTATAATAGAGgtttaaataataatacagCAAATTACAATAATCAGAATAATGCAAATGCTCCTATAAATAATCCGTTTCTTCATAACAACGATGTaggaaataataataatatgaagACAAATGAAGGTCCATATAATGCACCAACATATTTTAACCCTGGTCAGCAtcaacaacaacaacaacagCAGCAACAACAAGGTCCACCTCTTCATCAAGGTTATCAGCATGCTGGTGTATATGGTATGAATCAAGGtaattataaaacaaataatataggtgaaaatatgtataatcaagatgttcataataatagtgGTTATATAAATCAAGGACAACCTTATCGTAATATGACGAATCAGTTTATTCCTGTAGGTGCAAATAATACTTTAAAAGCAGGAGGAAATATGTTAGGTTATGATAATATGggtaatataaatcatGTACAGCCAATTATAAATGATACATATCAAGAATTTTTACAATTTAATGCATTTTCTCATTTTGTTAAAAGTTCAGTTAGTTATATGCCAGCCAATACTACTTTGAAACAAAAAGCTTATGTACCTCTTGGGTTTGTGATACAACCTTTAGCACCTATACCAGATGGTTATCCAGAATTAGCATCTGTAAATTTTGGTAATTCAACAGTTGTAAGATGTAAAAAATGTAGAACTTATATTAATCCATTTGTTAGATTTGAGGCTGGAGGGAAAAAATGGAATTGTAATATgtgttataatattaatgatactcctcaattttattttgtacCTTTAGATGAAAAAGGAAAGAGAAAAGATTTATTTCAAAGGCCAGAATTATGTACAGGTAGTGTTGAATTTATTGCACCTAGTGATTATATGATAAGACCACCACAACCACctgtatatttatttttaatagaTGTAACAGTTACATCAGTAAATTCTGGTTTATTAGATGTTGTTTGTAGTACAATAAAAAGTTTACTAccaaaaaataatgattcaaccgaaaataataataacaacgacaataataataataataataatagtaatgGTAATAGTAAGAATTTAAAATCTTTTGATTCTCGTACCTTAATTGGTATTATGACCTTTGATTCAActatacatttttataatttaaattcTAATTTGAAACAAACACAAATGATGGTGGTTCCTGATATACAAGACATTTTTATTCCACTTCCTGAGGATATTTTAGTAAATGTTCATGAATGTCAAAATGTTATAGATGTGTTATTAGATAATTTACCAGGTATGTGgagaaataataaaattagTGATTGTTGTGCAGGAAATGCTTTAAAAGCTGCTTTTATGgtattaaaaaaagttggtgggaaattattattttttctttcttcaGTTCCAAATATTGGTGATTTAACTGTAAATGTGAATAGAGATAATAAGGATAAAAgtaaaattaaaaatatttacagTTCTAGTAGTTCAACTAATAATGTTGTTGATTCAAAATTGAGAGAAGTAGAATTATTAAATCCATGTAATAACCTTTATGCTGAATTAGCGCAAAATGTAACACAATATCAAATAGCTGTAGATTTATTTGCATGTcctttatataatttagATTTAGCTTCTATATATCCCTTAGTAAAAAATTCTGGTGGCtcattatattattatcctCAATTTAATGTACATcaatataatgataaattgaaacaagaattattatttgcCTTAACAACAGAAACAGCATGGGAATCTGTTATGAGAATAAGAATTAGTAGGGGTTGGAAAATTACTAATTGGTATGGAAATTATCAATTTAGAGGAGCAGATTTATTAGCATTACCAAATTGTCATTCCCATCAaaatttttgtattattgTAGATTTAGAAGAAAATGTAGTACAAGATTCAATGGTTTATGTCCAATCAgctttattatatacaaattcTAACGGGGAAAGAAGAATACGATTACATACATATGCTTTACCTATAacacaaaatataaaaactaTAACTGATTCAATAAACCCACAAGTTGTTGTATCTTTGTTAGCTCACCAAGCAATAGATATTAgtaaaaaaggaaaaatagCAGATGGAAGAAATTTAATTCAAAATCTATGCTCACAAGTATTATCATCTCAATTATTACAATCAGAATGTGCAAGATTgttatctttatatatcttaGGTATGCTCAAATCAGTAGCATTTAGAGATAGTGGAGATGTTCCATCTGATCTAAGAATATATCATTGGTATAGATTAGAAAATATACCCGTAGAATCTGTTGAGGCAAATTTCTATCCCAGAATGTTTAGTTTACATAATTTAGAAAAGCATCATGGAAACCTAGAcgaaaataataatatagtaTTACCTGATGC is a window encoding:
- a CDS encoding protein transport protein Sec24A, with product MQPYDYNRGLNNNTANYNNQNNANAPINNPFLHNNDVGNNNNMKTNEGPYNAPTYFNPGQHQQQQQQQQQQGPPLHQGYQHAGVYGMNQGNYKTNNIGENMYNQDVHNNSGYINQGQPYRNMTNQFIPVGANNTLKAGGNMLGYDNMGNINHVQPIINDTYQEFLQFNAFSHFVKSSVSYMPANTTLKQKAYVPLGFVIQPLAPIPDGYPELASVNFGNSTVVRCKKCRTYINPFVRFEAGGKKWNCNMCYNINDTPQFYFVPLDEKGKRKDLFQRPELCTGSVEFIAPSDYMIRPPQPPVYLFLIDVTVTSVNSGLLDVVCSTIKSLLPKNNDSTENNNNNDNNNNNNNSNGNSKNLKSFDSRTLIGIMTFDSTIHFYNLNSNLKQTQMMVVPDIQDIFIPLPEDILVNVHECQNVIDVLLDNLPGMWRNNKISDCCAGNALKAAFMVLKKVGGKLLFFLSSVPNIGDLTVNVNRDNKDKSKIKNIYSSSSSTNNVVDSKLREVELLNPCNNLYAELAQNVTQYQIAVDLFACPLYNLDLASIYPLVKNSGGSLYYYPQFNVHQYNDKLKQELLFALTTETAWESVMRIRISRGWKITNWYGNYQFRGADLLALPNCHSHQNFCIIVDLEENVVQDSMVYVQSALLYTNSNGERRIRLHTYALPITQNIKTITDSINPQVVVSLLAHQAIDISKKGKIADGRNLIQNLCSQVLSSQLLQSECARLLSLYILGMLKSVAFRDSGDVPSDLRIYHWYRLENIPVESVEANFYPRMFSLHNLEKHHGNLDENNNIVLPDALNLTCENMTQDGCYIVEDGETIVMWIGRSINPQWIYAVFGVQTIDQLNTEYAENHLGSTGNPFGVQILNIINTLRKIRTPCHMKLLVVKQGDPLEYKFFSYLIEDRSQHMMLSLKEFLAKI